GCTCTTGCGTTGCGCTCTGTTGTGTATGGGTTTGTTGATTTTTATTTCTTCACTTTCCTTCAAAAGAGCTATCAATTCGCTTCCGGTTTCTTCATAGGTTACTGCAAAAACTTCGGTTTGAATTTTTTTGCATTTGGTTGTAGTTCCTGTAAAATGTTGGTTGATGCGTTTTTTGATGTTTCGGCTTTTGCCAATGTAAATCAGCTTTCCTTTTTCATTATGCACATAATAGATTCCAGTTCTTGAAGGCAAATGTTCTACAATGTCGAGTAATTTGGGCGAAATTCCTTTCTCGATTTCAAGTTTAATGAAATCTTTCACAATTTCTTTGGTCAGATCTTTTTCTAACAACATCTGGAAGAGCTTTGTAGTTGCTAAGGCGTCTCCACTTGCTCTGTGCCTGTCTGCCATAGGAATTCCCAAAGCGCGAACTAATTTTCCTAAACTGTACGAAGGTTGTTCCGGTATTAATTTTTTGGAAAGTTCAACGGTACAAATGGTTTTAGCTTGAAAATCATATCCTAATCTTCGGAATTCTGTTCTCAAAATTCGGTAATCAAAAGAGGCGTTGTGCGCTACAATCACACAATCATTTGTCATTTCGATAATGCGTTTGGCCACTTCAAAGAACTTTGGAGCGGAGCGTAACATGGCATTATTTATCCCAGTTAGTTTTACTACAAATGGCTGAATTGGAATTTCAGGATTGACTAAACTAATGAATTGATCCACAATTTCATGACCATCAAATTTATAGATGGCGATTTCGGTGATTCCTTCTTCGTTAAATTGTCCTCCGGTGGTTTCTATGTCGAGTATTGCGTACAAATTCAGTGTTCGGTTTACAGTGTTCAGTTTTAGTAGCAGTTTTTAAATCTGAAATCAAAAAAAGGTACTTTTATCAAAAATCAAATTATCGTCCCCCAAATATACTACTTCCTATCCGAACCATTGTACTTCCGCAGTCAATAGCGAGTTTATAATCGCCAGACATTCCCATAGAAATAGTGTTCAGTTGTAAGTTATCAGTCTCCGTGGATTTTAAATTATCAAAGATAGATTTCAAATGGGTAAATTCCTTCTTAATTTGGTTTTGATTATCTGTAAAAGTAGCCATCCCCATTAATCCAACAATTCGAATGTTTTTATAAACTTCGCTATTTTGTGTGATGAATTGAATAACTCCATTTAATTCATCTTCATCTAGACCAAATTTACTTTCCTCTTCGGCAATATATACTTGAAGCAAACAATCGATAATTCTATTGTTTTTTTGTGCCTGTCTGTTGATTTCGTGTAGTAATTTCAAACTATCCACGCCGTGAATCAAACTTACAAAAGGCGCCATAAATTTGACCTTGTTCGTTTGTACATGACCAATCATGTGCCATTGAATATCTTTGGGCATGGCTTCCCATTTTTCGGCCATTTCCTGGATTTTGTTTTCACCAAAAATACGTTGTCCTGCTTCATAAGCTTCCATCAAATCCGAAATGGGTTTGGTTTTTGAAACAGCAACTAGCGTTACTTGTTCCGGTAATGTTGCTTTTATGGCAAGTAAATTTTGTTCTATAGACATGTGTCGAAAGTTTTTTATGAGCTGTAAATTATATAAACTGCTTGGCAATTTTTTCGGCTTTTTTGCTTGCCGAATAATCGTAGAAACCTTCACCAGATTTTACTCCCATTTTGCCAGCTCGGACCATGTTTACTAATAAAGGACAAGGTGCATATTTTGGGTTTTTGAATCCATCATACATCACGTTTAGAATTGCCAAACAAACGTCTAATCCAATAAAATCAGCTAGTTGTAAAGGTCCCATAGGGTGTCCCATTCCCAGTTTCATTACGGTATCAATTTCATAAACGCCAGCTACTTTGTTGTATAATGTTTCTATGGCTTCATTAATCATAGGCATCAAAATTCTATTGGCTACAAAACCTGGATAATCATTAACTTCAACAGGCGTTTTTCCTAATTTTTCGGAAAGATTCATGATGATTTGAGTCACTTCGTCACTCGTGTTGTATCCGCGAATGATTTCAACTAATTTCATAATTGGTACCGGATTCATAAAATGCATTCCAATCACTCGTTCCGGATGCGCTACAACCGCTCCAATTTGGGTAATAGAAATAGAAGAAGTATTGGTAGCTAAAATAGTATTGTGTGAGCAAGCTTCATTTAATTGTCTGAAAATATTCAGTTTCAATTCTACATTTTCGGTTGCTGCTTCAACGACCAAATCAGCACCAACAACACCATCTTTAATGTCAGTGTAAGTGATAATATTAGTAATTGTTTTTACAACATCGTCTTGAGTAATGGTTCCTTTGGCCAACATTCGATCCAAATTTGCAGCAATAGTTGCCATTCCTTTGTCTAATGATTTTTCGGAAACATCAATTAATTTTACGGTGAAACCACTTTGGGCAAACGTATGAGCAATCCCGTTACCCATTGTTCCTGCACCGATTACGGCTATTGTTTTCATTTGTGTTTTTGTTTAAAGTTAAAAAAGTTTAAAGTTTAAAGTTCCCTAATGCAACTTTAAACCTTAAACTTTGAACCAAATTTTAAATTTATTTTTTGAAACAATCAATAATTTGATAAGCAACTTTTAAAGCATCAGTTGCTTGATCTAAAGTAACAACTGGAGTTGTATCGTTATTGATAGCGTCTGCAAAGGATTCTAATTCATCCAAAATAGCATTGTTTTGTTCTACATTTGGATTCGAAAAGTAGATTTGTTTTTTAACGCCTTCTGCATTTTGCAAAATCATATCAAAATCTCCGGGAACTTCCGGCGCATCTTTCATTTTTACAACTTCACATTTCTTTTCGAGAAAATCAACGGAGATATAGGCATCTTTTTGAAAGAATCTGGATTTGCGCATGTTCTTCATCGAAATTCTGCTGGCCGTTAAATTAGCGACACAACCGTTTTCGAATTCGATTCGGGCATTTGCGATATCAGGAGTTTCACTGATAACCGAAACACCACTGGCATTTATATTTTTAACTTTAGATTTTACGACACTCAAAATAGCATCAATATCGTGAATCATCAAATCGAGCACCACAGGAACATCGGTTCCACGCGGATTGAACTCTGCTAAACGATGTGCTTCAATAAACATGGGGTTTTCAATCATGTTTTTGGTAGCAATAAAAGCAGGATTGAATCGTTCGACATGACCCACTTGTCCTTTTATATGATATTCTTTTGCCAAAGCGATAATTTCTTCGGCTTCTTCAACAGTGGTTGAAATAGGTTTTTCAATAAATACGTGTTTCCCGGATTTGATGGAAACTTTCGCACATTTGTAATGAGAAAGAGTAGGGGTAACAATATCTATAACGTCAACAGCATGAATTAATTTGGCAATAGTATCAAATTGTTTGTAACCAAATTCAGCAGCAATTTTAGCCCCGTTTTCTAGATTTTCATCATAAAATCCAACTAATTCATATTTTTCAGATTGTTGCAATAAGCGCAAATGTATTTTTCCTAGGTGGCCGGCACCTAATACTCCAATTTTCAGCATAATGATGTAATTTCTACAAAAATAGCAATAAATTGATTAAATAATTATCGATATGGAACAATTATTTATCCAATTTTAATTTTAAAATTCAGTATTTAAAATTAGAATTTGTTTTCTATTTTTACCAAAATAAAACATCAAAATTTTGAAAGACACAGCCAAACATCAAGGACTTCGGAATCAATTAGTAAGCGTTTTGCAACAAAAAGGAATTACCGATACAACTGTTTTGGATGCGATAAAAAAAATCCCCCGTCACTTGTTTCTCAATTCCAGTTTTGAAGATTATGCCTATCAGGACAAAGCATTTCCTATTGGTGCCGGCCAAACGATTTCACAACCTTACACGGTTGCATTTCAATCTCAATTATTAGAAGTAAAAAAGGAACATAAAATATTAGAAATTGGAACAGGTTCCGGTTATCAAACGGCTGTTTTGTGTACTATGGGAGCCAAAGTGTATAGTGTAGAACGCCAGAATGAACTGTTCAAAAAAACATCGGTATTGTTTCCGAAACTAGGAATTCGTCCCAAACATCTTTCTTTTGGTGACGGCTACAAAGGTTTACCGAGTTACGCTCCTTTTGACAGTATTATTGTTACTGCCGGAGCTCCAATTATTCCTCAGCCGTTGATGGCACAATTAAAAATAGGAGGAAGGTTGGTAATTCCTTTAGGTGAAGATGTTCAAATTATGACTTTATTAATTCGTAAAAACGAAACTCAATTCGAGAAACACGAGTTTGGAGAGTTTCGTTTTGTTCCTTTATTAGAAGATAAAAATTAAACTAAAACCCGCTGCTGTATTGGGTTTTTATTGACTAATAATACTGATGTAATGTTGTAAACTTTCTTTTTCTGTTTGAGCAATAAATAGTATAAAATCTTCTTTATTGTTTTTTATTTGAGCTGTTTCTAAAGCTTTATAATATTTGGTTTGGGTGTCATAATCTCCTTTGATATTAGCAATAACATAACCATTTTGTAATAAAATCAAGTTCATTATCAAGCGGGATGTTCTGCCGTTGCCATCAATGAAAGGCTGAATGGAAGCAATACGTTCGTGCATTTCGGCAGCTAAAATGACCGGATGTACTTTGTTTTTATTGATTTCATACCAAACAAAAAAATCTTCCATTTCTTTGGGAACTAAGTTTGGTTCTGGAGGCACATGAGTACTTTCGTTTATCAGCACCTGGATTTTTCTATAGCGTCCGGCATCTTGCGGAATGATTCCTCTCAAAATCAAATTGTGAATAGTCAACAGATCACGTTCATTTAAAATACTATTTTTTTGCACAAAATCTTTGATAAAAGCAATGGCTTCTTGGTGATTAATCGCTTCCAGATGTTCACGCATGCTTTTTCCGGAAATGGTGAGTCCTTCGTTGATAACCAAATCAGTTTCGTCAAGTGTCATCGTATTTCCTTCTATTCTATTACTTTCAAAAGTATATTCTAATGCTAAAACTTTATTAGTTTTTAAAGCATCAACCTTTTTGTAGGTTTCCAGTTTTGATTTTAAGGAGTCAATTTCATTCAGGATTTTTTGTAAGGACGACGAAATCTTTTTACTTGAAATAGAATTGTTGTATTTAATTTCTTGTTCGGCAACCATCAGTGCTTTTAAGGCAAATTCTTCTTGACCAATTTCGTAAAGGATTTTTTCTTTTAGCCAAATTACCATTAGTGTTTCAAAATCAATTTCTAATAAGGAAGCCAGTTTTATAATTTGATCTTTGGTTGGTTTTCGGGTGCCACTTTCAAACTTACTGATTAAGGCTTGATCAATCCCAAGTTTTTGTGCTACTTCTCGGGTTTTCAAACCTTTTTTTTCTCTTGCATTTTTGAGGAGTACTTTCATTTAAGAAGGAGTAAAGATTGTCTTGACAAACTTAGTCATTTTTTTTAAACTAAAAAAAAACAACACTTTAATAGGTATTGTTTTTTTGAATTTATTCCGCTAAAAAATTTTTAATAAATCATCTAAGAATTTTAGAAAGCAAAAACTATTTTTTGGGAAGTGAACCGTCTTTTCTCATTTCATTAATGACGGTTTCCATGATTGCATCTACTGTTTCACCCACATTAGTAATATGAGCGGATTTAGTGGTTCCTGTCCAAATTAATTTATTTCGTTTCAATGAAAAGATATTCGTCTCTACCAGATAAAAAGTAGTTTCCTGAAAGTATCCCGGATCATAAAAATGAGGGGAATACATGCCGTACCAATTGCTAAAACCGTATCCATACATTCCGCCATACATGCCTCCCATACCTCCATAATAAAGGGAAGTATTGGTTCCAGGAACATAATGGGTTTCTTTTTCGATGCTTACTAAACGCATGGTGACCACACCATCGAAATTTTCGCTGTTAAGAATTTTTAGTTTTTGTTCCTTGGTAAGGTCTAAGTTGGTTCCGTTTAGATAGTTGTAGGAAGTTTTGAATATAGGATTCCGTAATGCGATTCTGGTTTCTATAATTTTTCGGGTAGTTTCGTCTTTAACGAAAGCGACAACTAATACTTTTTTAAATTGCTCTTTTGCAATGGTGGTTTCCGGATCTCTCCAACTTTTTACAATTGAAGTAGTACTTCCGCAACTCAAAATGAAAATACAGGATAATAAAAGAAAGAACTGTTTCATAACTTTAATTTATTAAGTTTATTAAGTAATAAAATTAACAAATAAATCAATGATATATTGATTGTTCCCCTTAAATAATGAGTACTAAAATGATTTTTTAATTCGGTCTAAATCACGTTTTGTATCTTGTTCCTTAAGCGATTCTCTTTTATCGTAGGTTTTCTTTCCTTTACAAAGGCCAATTTGAAGTTTAGCCATTCCTTTTTCGTTCGTGAATAATTTTAAAGGAATTATAGTTAGTCCTTTTGCCTGCACACTTCGGGCTAAACTTTTTAATTCTCTTTTATTCAGCAAAAGCTTTCTTTCGCTTCTGGCTTTATGGTTGAATTGGTTCCCAAAAGTATATTCTTCGATGTAAGTATTGATGGCAAAAAGTTCATTATTGCTGAACTCGCAAAAGCTTTCTGTAATGTTTGCTTTTCCTAACCGAATTGATTTTATTTCGGTTCCGGCCAAAACAATTCCTGCAGTGAAAGTTTCAATTATTTCATAATCGAATCGGGCTCTTTTATTGAGTATGTTGACTGTTTTTAGCATAGATTGACAAATGTATAATAAAAAAGAAAAAATGTAAAGGATTAATCAGGAATAAGACGAAATAATTTGAAAACATGATTTATATCAGTTTCTATTGAAAAGGAAGCACTTAGTTTTGTTTAATAATTTAAAACCAAACCCAGTATGAAAAAAGTAATTTTTGCCTTTTTGGCAGTGTCATTTTTGACATTAAATGCTCAAACCAAAGAAGAGAATAAAACACAGGATTTTAAAAAATGGCAGGCTCGTTTAAGAGGAATTGCAGTGATTCCTTATGAGAGTGCAAAAATTGGAGTTATTGGCGGAGACGTAGCAATTTCTAATACTTTTGTTCCAGAATTAGATTTTACTTATTTCTTTACAGAACATTTTGCTGCTGAGTTAATTTTAGGAACTACAAAACATGATGTAAATACAGTAGGGTCTAATATCTCTGCAATTGGAGGCCCTACAAATTACAATGTTGATTTAGGAAGTGTTTATTTATTACCTCCAACATTAACGGCTCAATATCATTTTTCACCTTTTGCCGAAAAAGTATTCAAGCCATATGTAGGAGCAGGGGTTAATTATACGATTTTTTATAATGTAGATGAAGGTTCAACTGTAAAAAATATTTCTTACAAAAATAATGTAGGCTATGCTTTTCAAGTTGGATTTGATTTGATGTTGAATGAAAAATTCTTCATCAATGTTGATGCTAAAAAGTTATTCTTAAAAACAGATGTAACTGTTGATGCTTCAAATTTAGCACCGGGATTAAGTATTCCTGCAGATGTAACCATCAATCCATTAGTATTAGGAATGGGTGTAGGAATGAAATTCTAGATTTAGTTAATTTCAAATTAGAAAAAAGTCATTATCCATAACATAATGACTTTTTTTATGCCATTTTTTTAGGTATTTAAAGGGCTGGTAAACTAAATTCGAATTAATTTAGAATTTACTGTTTGATGATTTAGTATCTTTGCAAAATGGAAAATTTAAAATCAAAAGACCCGCTTCACGGAATCACGCTGCAAAAAATCGTTGAATATTTAGCGGATTATTACGGATTTGATACCTTGGGCGAATTGATTAAAATTAAATGTTTTAATGAAAATCCAAGTGTGAAATCCAGTTTGACCTTTCTAAGAAAAACAGATTGGGCCAGAAAAAAAGTCGAAGAATTGTACCTCAATACGATTACAAAGAATAGAAATTAAATCAATTTAAGCGATACGAAATCATAACGCCACCTCTGTAAGGCAACCATTCTCCGCTTTTATTGTAATCTTTAGCTTTATCGTATCGTTCGCCAGTACTGATGTAATACCCTTTGTAAAAGCCTTGTTGATTTCCGCCACCCAAAAAGCAATCTAACCCAAATTTATCGTTAATCTTGGTTTGATATCCAATGGTTGCTCCCATAACATATCCAAATCCTTTTTCGTATTTACCTGTATTCAAATAGTTCCATTTTTGAAAATTGAACAGCGTCGCACCAAGGTGAGCACCAACATAAAAACCATTGTATTTTTCATGAAAATGATACCTGTATTCAGGAATAAAAGTGTAAAACTGTCTTGGATTTCCTTTGATTGATTTCCATGGTGAAGCTAAAATATCAAATTGAAAGGTTGATTTTTTACCAATACTCGTTTCAATACCTACATTTGGAATCGTCAATAAAGTTGTAAATGCATTTACTTTTAGATTAGTTTGGCTTTGTATTTGAACCGAAAAAACAAGAATAAAGAGGACGAAAATCTTTTTCATAAAATGGGGGAATAAATTGGACTGAAATTCTCAGCAAATATAGAGATATAGAACATATGAAATAGGTTCTTTTTCAGTTCCGTAACTTTTTAATAATCTCATTTATTTAAAAGGGAATAAATAACACTATCTAAAAAACGACCTTCAAAAAATTCATTTTCTTTCAGATGTGCTTCTTTTACAAATCCATTTTTCTCTAAAACTTTTGCGGAAGCATTATTTTCAGGATCAATAACAGCTTCAATCGAATGCAGTTGCATCCCTTTAAAACCATATTTGACAACTTCTTTTACAGCCTCAGAAATTATGCCTTTTCCACTAAATTCAGGAAGCAGCATATAGCCAATTTCTGCTCGATAATGTTCTGGTTTAATTCTGTAATGTCCAATAACACCAATTAGTTTTGGATTTCCTTTTTGAGTAATCGCCCAATTGATGCCTTCGTTATTTTCTATTTTAGCATCCATCATTGCAATATGTTCAAGCGCATCTTCAATAGTTTTTACCAAAGGTCTTGGTATATATTTCATCGTTTCTGGATTCGAACGCAACGCAATTATTTCGTTTACATCTTTTACATCGACTCTTCTTAAAAATAAACGTTCGGTTTCAAGATTTGGAAAAGGAGAAAAATTAATGGCTAGCATATTATTTTTTTTAGCGTATTAAAGAATTTCAATACTGAATTTAGCTTGAAAAGTCTGGTCTTTGTCTAAAACCTGAATGCCTTCTTTTTCAAATAAATTACCCGAGTTTTCATTTGTGTCTGAATATCCAAACCATGGCTCAATGCATAAAAAAGGCGCATTCATTTTGGTCCAAATCCCTAAACTTGGAAAATCTTCGAAATGAATGGTTAATACAGGATTTGAATCCTCTAAAATGGTCAATGCATTCGATTGTAATTTTTTGAAAATTAAGGCATCATTTTCAAACAAATCATATGTCAACGGAATTTGCTTCTGTTTCGGTTGAATGGTTGCCGTCTTGTTCGAAATTAAATCATTTTCTAAAAGATAATATTCTAAAGGCTCTTCTTTTTCGAATGCAATTGAATAATTTTCGAAATTTCCCGCTAAAGCAAAAGCCGGGTGAGCTCCGATAGAAAAAGGCATTTTTGATTTTCCGGTATTAATTACTTTGTATTCAATGTCTAAATTTGAATTATGCAGTGTGTAAATTAATTGCAATTCAAATTCAAAAGGATATTTTTTTAAAGTTTCCATTGAAGATTTTATGGAGAAAGTGGCACTGTTTTCTTTTTTTTCAATTAACTCAAATGTCATATCTCTGGCAAAACCGTGTCGGGAAAGATGATATTGGGTTCCTTCATATAAAAACGAATTGTTTTTTAGAGTTCCCACAATTGGAAACAAAACCGGAGAATGTTTTCCCCAAAAATCTGGATTTCCTTCCCAAATGTATTCTTTATTATTGTTGCTTTTCAAAGAGATTAATTCCGCACCAAAAGGATTAATTTCAGCCGATAGATTCGAGTTTTTAATAGTTGTAGTCAAAATAGGTTCCGGTTAATTTTAAAAATCATTTATAGCGTAAATATATTTGATAATTTTCAATAAAAGCGGAGATTACTTCAAATTTTGTTGTCTTAAGATTTTCTCAATTTTTATAGAAATAGTTTAAAATCCTCTTTTTTTTCATTTATTTGTGAAATAAACAAAATATAATGAAAAACACCCGTTTCACAGTCATTTTACACTTGACTTTATTAGTAGCAATTTCGTCTGTTTGGGCGCAAGAAACACCTTTAAACCCAGCAAACAACTCTGTTTCAAAGTATGATTATCATGATGCTTTTGCGCCATTTTTTTATACCAAAAATGGAACAAATACCCGTTCAGCCAGCGGACAGCCCGGAGCTGAATATTGGCAAAACAGAGCCGATTATCAATTGACGGCTAAATTGAATGAAAAAAGCAACGAAATTTCAGGAACCGGAATTATAACCTATACCAACAATAGTCCGGATAAAATGAATTTTGTTTGGATGAATTTAGATCAAAATTTATTCAAATCAGATTCCCGCGGAAATGCACTTGTTCCTCTTACCGGTAGCCGAAATGGTGCGCAAGGTCAAGTTTTTGATGGCGGACACAAAATAAAATCGGTAAAAGTGATTTCAGTAACTAAAGGAAAATCTACTGAAACGGAAGCAAAATTCACGATTAGTGACACCAGAATGCAGGTTTTTCTTCCGCAAGAATTAAAATCTAAAGGTGGTAGTGTAAAAATTAAAATTGACTTTTCATTTATTGCTCCTTTTGAAGGATCGGATAGAATGGGAGTTTTGGAAACTAAAAACGGCAAAATTTTTACCATTGCCCAGTGGTATCCTCGCATGTGTGTGTATGATGATGTAAGAGGTTGGAATGTGAATCCGTACTTGGGTGCTTCGGAATTTTATCTGGAATATGGCGATTTTGAGGTGAGCATTACAGCGCCTTCAAATCATATTGTAGTTTGTTCCGGTGAATTGACAAATCCTGCTGCAGTGTACAGTATTGAAGAGCAAAAGCGTTTAGCTCAGGCAAAACTAAGTGATAAAACAGTTTTAATTCGTTCTGCGGATGAAGTGAACAGCCTTTCAAAATCAGTTTCCGGGGCTACAAAAACTTGGAATTATAAAATAAAAAATGCCCGCGATATTTCTTGGGCTTCTTCTGCAGCTTTTATTTTAGATGCTGCCAAAATCAATTTACCAAGTGGGAAAAAATCATTGGCAATTTCGGTTTATCCTATCGAAAGTGCCGGTAATGATGCTTGGGGACGTTCTACAGAATATACAAAAGCATCGATAGAAAATTATTCGAAAAGATGGTTAGAATATCCTTATCCGGCCGCGACAAACGTAGCAGGGAATGAAGGTGGAATGGAATATCCAGGAATTGTTTTTTGTGGTTGGGAGTCAAAAGGGGAAGATTTGTGGGGTGTTACCGATCATGAATTTGGACACATTTGGTTTCCAATGAT
This region of Flavobacterium lacustre genomic DNA includes:
- a CDS encoding exonuclease domain-containing protein; protein product: MYAILDIETTGGQFNEEGITEIAIYKFDGHEIVDQFISLVNPEIPIQPFVVKLTGINNAMLRSAPKFFEVAKRIIEMTNDCVIVAHNASFDYRILRTEFRRLGYDFQAKTICTVELSKKLIPEQPSYSLGKLVRALGIPMADRHRASGDALATTKLFQMLLEKDLTKEIVKDFIKLEIEKGISPKLLDIVEHLPSRTGIYYVHNEKGKLIYIGKSRNIKKRINQHFTGTTTKCKKIQTEVFAVTYEETGSELIALLKESEEIKINKPIHNRAQRKSIFEWALYAEKDTNGYLNLKLQKADGRKKEITSFTTLQEGKNSLFRITAEYHLCQKLTGLYQTKKDCFQYKIKECDGACIGKISTEEYNARIQEFIDKNSFENQNMVLIDRGRTVNERSAVLIENGIYKGYAFYNLNYQITNIEILKNILIPMQNNRDVKSIIQGHIRKSKTLKILKF
- a CDS encoding YggS family pyridoxal phosphate-dependent enzyme — protein: MSIEQNLLAIKATLPEQVTLVAVSKTKPISDLMEAYEAGQRIFGENKIQEMAEKWEAMPKDIQWHMIGHVQTNKVKFMAPFVSLIHGVDSLKLLHEINRQAQKNNRIIDCLLQVYIAEEESKFGLDEDELNGVIQFITQNSEVYKNIRIVGLMGMATFTDNQNQIKKEFTHLKSIFDNLKSTETDNLQLNTISMGMSGDYKLAIDCGSTMVRIGSSIFGGR
- a CDS encoding 3-hydroxyacyl-CoA dehydrogenase family protein, translating into MKTIAVIGAGTMGNGIAHTFAQSGFTVKLIDVSEKSLDKGMATIAANLDRMLAKGTITQDDVVKTITNIITYTDIKDGVVGADLVVEAATENVELKLNIFRQLNEACSHNTILATNTSSISITQIGAVVAHPERVIGMHFMNPVPIMKLVEIIRGYNTSDEVTQIIMNLSEKLGKTPVEVNDYPGFVANRILMPMINEAIETLYNKVAGVYEIDTVMKLGMGHPMGPLQLADFIGLDVCLAILNVMYDGFKNPKYAPCPLLVNMVRAGKMGVKSGEGFYDYSASKKAEKIAKQFI
- a CDS encoding Gfo/Idh/MocA family protein; this translates as MLKIGVLGAGHLGKIHLRLLQQSEKYELVGFYDENLENGAKIAAEFGYKQFDTIAKLIHAVDVIDIVTPTLSHYKCAKVSIKSGKHVFIEKPISTTVEEAEEIIALAKEYHIKGQVGHVERFNPAFIATKNMIENPMFIEAHRLAEFNPRGTDVPVVLDLMIHDIDAILSVVKSKVKNINASGVSVISETPDIANARIEFENGCVANLTASRISMKNMRKSRFFQKDAYISVDFLEKKCEVVKMKDAPEVPGDFDMILQNAEGVKKQIYFSNPNVEQNNAILDELESFADAINNDTTPVVTLDQATDALKVAYQIIDCFKK
- a CDS encoding protein-L-isoaspartate(D-aspartate) O-methyltransferase; the encoded protein is MKDTAKHQGLRNQLVSVLQQKGITDTTVLDAIKKIPRHLFLNSSFEDYAYQDKAFPIGAGQTISQPYTVAFQSQLLEVKKEHKILEIGTGSGYQTAVLCTMGAKVYSVERQNELFKKTSVLFPKLGIRPKHLSFGDGYKGLPSYAPFDSIIVTAGAPIIPQPLMAQLKIGGRLVIPLGEDVQIMTLLIRKNETQFEKHEFGEFRFVPLLEDKN
- a CDS encoding Fic family protein encodes the protein MKVLLKNAREKKGLKTREVAQKLGIDQALISKFESGTRKPTKDQIIKLASLLEIDFETLMVIWLKEKILYEIGQEEFALKALMVAEQEIKYNNSISSKKISSSLQKILNEIDSLKSKLETYKKVDALKTNKVLALEYTFESNRIEGNTMTLDETDLVINEGLTISGKSMREHLEAINHQEAIAFIKDFVQKNSILNERDLLTIHNLILRGIIPQDAGRYRKIQVLINESTHVPPEPNLVPKEMEDFFVWYEINKNKVHPVILAAEMHERIASIQPFIDGNGRTSRLIMNLILLQNGYVIANIKGDYDTQTKYYKALETAQIKNNKEDFILFIAQTEKESLQHYISIISQ
- the smpB gene encoding SsrA-binding protein SmpB, whose protein sequence is MLKTVNILNKRARFDYEIIETFTAGIVLAGTEIKSIRLGKANITESFCEFSNNELFAINTYIEEYTFGNQFNHKARSERKLLLNKRELKSLARSVQAKGLTIIPLKLFTNEKGMAKLQIGLCKGKKTYDKRESLKEQDTKRDLDRIKKSF
- a CDS encoding OmpW/AlkL family protein, with the protein product MKKVIFAFLAVSFLTLNAQTKEENKTQDFKKWQARLRGIAVIPYESAKIGVIGGDVAISNTFVPELDFTYFFTEHFAAELILGTTKHDVNTVGSNISAIGGPTNYNVDLGSVYLLPPTLTAQYHFSPFAEKVFKPYVGAGVNYTIFYNVDEGSTVKNISYKNNVGYAFQVGFDLMLNEKFFINVDAKKLFLKTDVTVDASNLAPGLSIPADVTINPLVLGMGVGMKF
- a CDS encoding VF530 family protein, which codes for MENLKSKDPLHGITLQKIVEYLADYYGFDTLGELIKIKCFNENPSVKSSLTFLRKTDWARKKVEELYLNTITKNRN
- a CDS encoding DUF3575 domain-containing protein produces the protein MKKIFVLFILVFSVQIQSQTNLKVNAFTTLLTIPNVGIETSIGKKSTFQFDILASPWKSIKGNPRQFYTFIPEYRYHFHEKYNGFYVGAHLGATLFNFQKWNYLNTGKYEKGFGYVMGATIGYQTKINDKFGLDCFLGGGNQQGFYKGYYISTGERYDKAKDYNKSGEWLPYRGGVMISYRLN
- a CDS encoding GNAT family N-acetyltransferase; the encoded protein is MLAINFSPFPNLETERLFLRRVDVKDVNEIIALRSNPETMKYIPRPLVKTIEDALEHIAMMDAKIENNEGINWAITQKGNPKLIGVIGHYRIKPEHYRAEIGYMLLPEFSGKGIISEAVKEVVKYGFKGMQLHSIEAVIDPENNASAKVLEKNGFVKEAHLKENEFFEGRFLDSVIYSLLNK
- a CDS encoding aldose 1-epimerase family protein, coding for MTTTIKNSNLSAEINPFGAELISLKSNNNKEYIWEGNPDFWGKHSPVLFPIVGTLKNNSFLYEGTQYHLSRHGFARDMTFELIEKKENSATFSIKSSMETLKKYPFEFELQLIYTLHNSNLDIEYKVINTGKSKMPFSIGAHPAFALAGNFENYSIAFEKEEPLEYYLLENDLISNKTATIQPKQKQIPLTYDLFENDALIFKKLQSNALTILEDSNPVLTIHFEDFPSLGIWTKMNAPFLCIEPWFGYSDTNENSGNLFEKEGIQVLDKDQTFQAKFSIEIL